In the genome of Peptococcaceae bacterium 1198_IL3148, the window CGACAATGCGGCCGACGGTCGGGACATATCTTGGTTATGGGATGTGGATTTCGAAATATTGACAGAGCAGTTGGATTATCTGCAGACCTTTACCTGTGCTGGTACCAGGGCGGAGGAAATGGCCCTGAGGTTGAAATATGCCGGGGTGCCGGTGGACAAAATAACGGTGGTACGAGAATTAGAATCCGCCATTACCGCCACTTTAGGTGGCCAAGCTGATACAGCCTATCTTTTCAGCACTTATACAGCGCTGTGGCCAGCTCAAAGTATATTAAACCGCCTGGCGGAGAAGGAGGAAACCCATGCTGTCGGTTTGTCATCTGTATCCTGATTTATTAAACCTTTATGGTGACCGAGGTAATGTCATTGCCTTTCTGCAACGTTGTCGTTGGCGTAACATCCCGGTGCGTTTGGTGGAAATCAACCTCGGTGATCCTTTGGATTTTAGCGACATCGACTTTTTGTTTTTAGGCGGTGGCTCTGACCGAGAACAAAACATTATGGCAGCGGACTTAGTTACTCGTAAAGGCCCATTGGGGCAAGCAATTGAGGATGGTTTGGTGGTGCTGGCGATTTGCGGTGGTTATCAACTTTTAGGCCAGTATTACCAGATGACGGACGGTTCTAAAATTCCTGGCCTGGGTTTGCTAGATTACTATACAGTGGCTAGTGAGCAAAGGTTAATCGGCGATGTGGCTATTGAAATGGAGTTGGATGGGGAGAAAGTTAAAGCCACCGGCTTTGAAAACCACGGCGGTCAAACATACCTCGGGGCTGGGGTGGCGCCGCTGGGCAAAGTGATATCCGGTTACGGCAACAATGGTAAAGACGGCTTTGAGGGTGTCCGTTACAAAAACGTTTTTTGCTCCTATATGCACGGCCCGATGTTGCCTAAAAACAGTAAATTAACCGATTACCTAATCACATTGGCTCTTAAAAGGCGTGGTATGGATACTCAGTTGCAACCGCTGGATGATCAATTAGAAAACAGTGCCAATGCAGTAATGCTTAAGCGCATGGGAAATTAAATAAAATAGATAAACGCCCTTATTTCTAAAGGTTTCAATAGAGGGCGTTTGTTTTTTGTAAGAAATACTATTCTTTTTCCCACTTATCAACAGTGTCGTTGCTATAGCGTGAGTTTGTACCCTGCTTGGGAGCAAAATTTTGTAAGGTCGGTTTTTTTACTTTAAATGATGGTGGATCATAAGAACTAATGGGGTCTGGATTTTCCCGTTGACTGGGTTTTCTTTTCATTAATTAAGTGTACCTCCCCTGAGCCTTTATTCGTTTATCCGTCTTTTAACGGAACCTTTACTATAGTGGGTATTACCGATTTCTTTAGGGGGAAGATCATTTAAAACTTGTTTTTTTGATTTGATTGAATTGGGGTTTTGTTGCAGGTTAGGTTTTGAATGCTCCAATTAGCACACCTCCTTTATACCAGTATTTCTTGTTTTGTAGATATTATTCTTTCATATACTAACAAGCACTGCATAACCGCTTGTGGCGCAGTGCTTGTTAGATTAATTTTGTGCTTGGGTATAGTAAACAATGCCGATGGTGCCGGGGCCAACGTGTAAACCAATTACCGGGCCAATGGGGCATACCGGCAAATGGGTACCAACTTGTTCTTTCAGTTGTTGGGCGAGCTTAAGGGCTTCGGCTTCGCAATTTATGTGATGGATCACCGCTTCACCCAGACCCTTTTGTTTAACGTCGGACAAAAAAGTATCGATCATTTCTTGCAACGCTCGTTCTCTTTTGCGTACCTTTTTAAATACATCTGCTTTACCATCAATAACCGTTAGAATAGGTCGTATTTGCAGTAGCGAACCTAATAATGCCGCTGCACCGCCAATGCGACCACCCTTTTGTAAATATGCCAAAGTGTTGGGTAGGAATAGAAATCGGCTTCTGGCCATGACAAACTTGGCTTGTTTAATCACTTCGTCTATACCAGCGCCCCCTTTGGCAACTCTAGCCGCTGCCAACACCGGCAGACCCAGTTCCATGCAGTTGGACTGGGAATCCAATATTTCAATGACAGCATGGGGATGTCGTTCCAGTATCATTTTTTTGGCCAGATTAGCAGTGGAAACAGTGCCGCTCATGGCGCCGGACAGAAAAATGCCCACCACAGCATGTCCATTTAAAACAAGCTTTTCAAAAACATTGTAAAATTCTTGGGGTGGCGGTTGAGAAGAGGTAGGAATTGCTTTGGCCTGAGCCATCTTGGTATAAAAGGTTGCATTGTCTATCTCCTCTTCCCGATAGGTTTCAGTATCAATTGTTACTCCCAGCGATACTACCGATATATCATACTCATCCCGTAAATGTTGGGGGAGGTAAGAGGTGCTGTCGGTGACAATCTTTATTTTCATATCATCTATAACCTCCGTTCATTCTTTTTAAGCCCATTAAAGCGATAACCGTTAATAATACACAGCATAGGTACATAAATTGATCATTGGTGGCGTCCAGTACCAAACCGGCCCCTAAACTGCCCAAAACCGAGCCGAAGCCGTAGAACATATAACGTACCCCTTGACCGGTGGATTTTAAGTTTTTTGGTACATACTGGTGGATTGTTTCTACCAATGTGGACCAAAATAGCGCAAAACAAATGCCGTGTAATATTTGTACCACTATAATGAAATTAATATTTGTAATAAAGGCCAGCAACAGCCAGCGGATTAAATATAATAGCCAACAATAAGCCAATTTGCCAATAACTATAACCCCTATGGTTAAACATTAATGGGAGAAAGGGAATGATAATGCCATTGACAGCATGGTGGGAGGCGGTAAACACCTTCAGCAATATATTTTTGCCATTCAACTTCATCCAGTCTCCTTAATAAATCCACTAATTTATACTATCATAAAGATGATGGGATAATATAAAAAATATTAGAAAGGAATTTTAATATGGAAACTACTATGCTAGAAAGATATGCTAAATTAATTGTTGAAATCGGCGTGAACATACAACAGGATCAAACGTTGGTAATTACCTCACCCATAGAATGTGCTGATTTTACCAGGTTGGTGGCTGACTTTGCCTACCAGGCCGGTGCCAGGGACGTGGTGATTCAGTGGCAGGATGAGTTGTTTTCCCACCTTCGCTATTTAAAGGCACCCGAAGCGGTATTTACTGAATTTCCTAAGTGGCGTCAGGAGTTTTACCTATCCTATGTCCGGGCTGGGGCAGCCTTTTTAAGAATTGCTGCCAACGATCCAGAACTGATGAAGGATGTTAACCCCCTAAGAATGGCCAAAGCCCAAAAAGCTAGCAGTGCAGCGTTGGTAGAATACAATGATCGACTGATGAGTAACAAAAACACCTGGTGCGTGGTGTCAGTTCCCACCAAAGCCTGGGCCCAAAAGGTGTTTCCCCATCTGTCAGCAGAGCAGGCCATGGAAAAACTCTGGCAGGCTATATTTAAAACTGTCCGGGTAGATACTGCAGACCCGGTTGTGGCATGGGAACAACATAAAAGCCAACTAAAGAAAAGATTGGATTTTTTAAACGGTCGAAGGTTTAAAATACTACATTTCCAAAATTCACTGGGTACAGATTTGACAATTGAGCTTCCGGAAGATCACATTTGGTTTGGTGGTTCGGACTATACTCTTGATAAAGTGGAGTTTGTGGCTAACATACCAACGGAGGAAGTCTATACGCTACCTTTAAAAACCGGTGTTAACGGCACAGTGGTTAGTTCAATGCCGCTGAACTACAACGGCAATATAGTTGAAAACTTTTCGCTAACTTTTAAGGATGGCGAGATTGTGGGTTGCAGCGCCGAAAGGGGTTATGAGGTGTTAAAGAATTTAATTGCTACCGATACCGGTTCTCACTATCTGGGTGAAGTGGCGTTGGTACCCTTTGATTCACCAATTTCACAGTTAAATATTTTATTTTATAACACCTTGTTTGATGAAAATGCTTCCTGCCATTTGGCCATCGGTCAGGCCTATCCCACCTGTATCGAAAATGGTGAAAACATGAGCAAAGAGGAATTAGAAGTCCAAGGAGTTAACGATTCGCTGGTGCATGTGGACTTTATGATTGGTACAAAGGATCTGAAAATCACTGGTATCGCTGCGTCAGGTCAAGAGATGCCGGTATTTAAAGACGGAAATTTTGCATTTTAGACAAACATACCCAGTTTGAGATAAAGCATAGTGAAAAACCTGAAGAGATAAGGAAGCTGGTAAGTTTTAATGCAAAAGCTGAGGAAAGTTAATATTTTCACAAGGAATCACCTTCTTTTTGGCGAATATAGATAATAAAAGGGAGAGGGAGGAGATCTACTTGGTAAGGATTATTAACTACAAGCTAGGTGACGCAGAAGAAAAATTTGAATATCAAGCTGGGGATAGCGTAGAGGTTAGGTTTGATTCAACTGCGCATTACTATTTAGACAGTAGTAAAGGAATTATCAAGTGTGACCGGCTTTCGGTATACACAAACCGAGCAAACTCGGTATCGGAAATTATGGTGGTGCCCCAGGGTGAAAACGGAACAATGCTGGCATCACTATATTTTGACGCTGGCAAGACGTATGCATTTGTAATAGAGAGCAAGCCGGAAATTAAAAAGATCTCAGTATCATTTAAACCTACCAATTAGTTTTAACAAATATAAAAAGGGCATCCCCAGTGGGGATGCCCTTTATTATGCTAGATTAACGAGCAACAACGTTTGCGGCTTGAGGACCACGGTTGCCTTCAACAACTTCGAACTCTACATTTTGACCTTCTTCTAAAGTTTTGAAGCCTTCGGATTGAATAGCGGAGAAGTGAACGAACACGTCGTTACCCTCACTGGTTTCAATAAAGCCATAACCTTTTTCTGCATTGAACCATTTTACTGTACCAGTCATTTTAAAACCTCCCTTTCCTATAAATTGTCAAAAAGCTTAAAACTCAAAATCCTTGACCAATCATAGAAAACAACGAGACGGTCTTAAAATGATTTTCGTTCTTAACTTCTCAAACACTGCAATAATAC includes:
- a CDS encoding glutamine amidotransferase, with product MLSVCHLYPDLLNLYGDRGNVIAFLQRCRWRNIPVRLVEINLGDPLDFSDIDFLFLGGGSDREQNIMAADLVTRKGPLGQAIEDGLVVLAICGGYQLLGQYYQMTDGSKIPGLGLLDYYTVASEQRLIGDVAIEMELDGEKVKATGFENHGGQTYLGAGVAPLGKVISGYGNNGKDGFEGVRYKNVFCSYMHGPMLPKNSKLTDYLITLALKRRGMDTQLQPLDDQLENSANAVMLKRMGN
- a CDS encoding DegV family protein, coding for MKIKIVTDSTSYLPQHLRDEYDISVVSLGVTIDTETYREEEIDNATFYTKMAQAKAIPTSSQPPPQEFYNVFEKLVLNGHAVVGIFLSGAMSGTVSTANLAKKMILERHPHAVIEILDSQSNCMELGLPVLAAARVAKGGAGIDEVIKQAKFVMARSRFLFLPNTLAYLQKGGRIGGAAALLGSLLQIRPILTVIDGKADVFKKVRKRERALQEMIDTFLSDVKQKGLGEAVIHHINCEAEALKLAQQLKEQVGTHLPVCPIGPVIGLHVGPGTIGIVYYTQAQN
- a CDS encoding MFS transporter, producing MAYCWLLYLIRWLLLAFITNINFIIVVQILHGICFALFWSTLVETIHQYVPKNLKSTGQGVRYMFYGFGSVLGSLGAGLVLDATNDQFMYLCCVLLTVIALMGLKRMNGGYR
- a CDS encoding aminopeptidase, with the protein product METTMLERYAKLIVEIGVNIQQDQTLVITSPIECADFTRLVADFAYQAGARDVVIQWQDELFSHLRYLKAPEAVFTEFPKWRQEFYLSYVRAGAAFLRIAANDPELMKDVNPLRMAKAQKASSAALVEYNDRLMSNKNTWCVVSVPTKAWAQKVFPHLSAEQAMEKLWQAIFKTVRVDTADPVVAWEQHKSQLKKRLDFLNGRRFKILHFQNSLGTDLTIELPEDHIWFGGSDYTLDKVEFVANIPTEEVYTLPLKTGVNGTVVSSMPLNYNGNIVENFSLTFKDGEIVGCSAERGYEVLKNLIATDTGSHYLGEVALVPFDSPISQLNILFYNTLFDENASCHLAIGQAYPTCIENGENMSKEELEVQGVNDSLVHVDFMIGTKDLKITGIAASGQEMPVFKDGNFAF
- a CDS encoding cold-shock protein, with protein sequence MTGTVKWFNAEKGYGFIETSEGNDVFVHFSAIQSEGFKTLEEGQNVEFEVVEGNRGPQAANVVAR